In one window of Skermanella rosea DNA:
- a CDS encoding c-type cytochrome, with protein sequence MRAVLIAAAGLLAAAPAARAGDEARGAEVYESCAACHGDKGVGTDSGPALVGVVGRKAASADGFRYSPAMKRSGITWDAAALDQFIADPQGKVKGNRMPFDGVADAADRDALVAYLQGLK encoded by the coding sequence ATGAGAGCTGTTCTGATAGCGGCGGCCGGCCTCCTGGCCGCCGCTCCGGCCGCCCGGGCGGGTGACGAAGCCCGCGGCGCGGAGGTCTACGAGAGCTGCGCCGCCTGCCACGGCGACAAGGGCGTCGGGACCGACAGCGGCCCGGCGCTGGTGGGGGTCGTCGGCCGCAAGGCCGCATCCGCCGACGGCTTCCGCTATTCCCCGGCGATGAAGCGGAGCGGCATCACCTGGGACGCCGCCGCCCTCGACCAGTTCATCGCCGACCCGCAGGGCAAGGTGAAGGGCAACCGCATGCCCTTCGACGGCGTCGCCGACGCGGCGGACCGGGACGCGCTGGTGGCTTATCTCCAGGGCCTGAAATAG